A section of the Vicinamibacterales bacterium genome encodes:
- a CDS encoding chloride channel protein, with protein sequence MSLVASGKADLSHLGDFTTTPRVAAIAGLAIGIGLICAYVALALLRLIGLFTNLFFYQRWDTALSSPAGNHLGPYVVIVPVIGALIIGVMARFGSERIRGHGIPEAIEAILINGSRIEPKVALLKPISAAISIGSGGPFGAEGPIIMTGGAIGSLIAQFFHLTSAERKTLLVAGAAAGMSATFAAPLASVLLAVELLLFEWKPRSMIPVALASATAAAARRYILGLGPLFPVPAHPIFIGPEGLAACVLAGALAGGLSALLTLAVYTAEDGFARLPIHWMWWPAIGGLVIGLGGLVFPQALGVGYDTIGGLLQGDVPRRVILGVLIVKSVIWSVSLGSGTSGGVLAPLLMMGGALGGIEAMAFPNEGAGFWPLVSMGAILGGTMRSPFTGVVFAFELTHDVNILLPLLVAVTIAHGFTVLALDRSILTEKVARRGFHMSREYAVDPLEILFAREVMRTSIVALPADAPFDAWVASLRVDPEKGPQRLYPVVDGSARLVGVVTRVDLQRHVSEAGATGLTRLDAILRAEPAVVYSDDPLRVVVHKMAETGLTRFPVVKRGAEHELLGMIALDDLLKARAKNLDAEHRRERVLRVRFPFGFSGASRQ encoded by the coding sequence GTGTCACTCGTGGCTAGCGGCAAGGCGGATCTCTCCCATCTCGGCGACTTCACCACGACGCCCCGCGTCGCCGCCATCGCCGGGTTGGCGATCGGCATCGGCCTGATCTGCGCGTACGTGGCCCTGGCGCTGCTCCGGCTGATCGGGCTGTTCACCAATCTGTTCTTCTACCAGCGGTGGGACACGGCGCTGTCCTCCCCGGCCGGCAACCATCTCGGCCCGTACGTGGTGATCGTGCCGGTGATCGGCGCGCTGATCATCGGCGTGATGGCCCGGTTCGGCTCCGAACGGATCCGCGGCCACGGCATTCCGGAGGCGATCGAAGCGATCCTGATCAACGGCAGCCGGATCGAGCCGAAGGTGGCGCTCCTCAAGCCGATCTCGGCTGCGATCTCGATCGGCTCGGGTGGTCCCTTCGGCGCGGAGGGGCCGATCATCATGACCGGCGGCGCGATCGGATCGCTGATCGCGCAGTTCTTTCATCTGACGAGCGCCGAACGCAAGACGCTGCTGGTCGCCGGCGCGGCGGCTGGAATGTCGGCGACGTTCGCCGCGCCGCTGGCCTCAGTCCTGCTCGCCGTGGAGCTGTTGCTGTTCGAGTGGAAGCCGCGCAGCATGATTCCGGTGGCGCTGGCGAGCGCGACGGCGGCCGCCGCGCGCCGCTACATCCTCGGGCTCGGGCCGCTGTTTCCGGTTCCGGCGCACCCGATCTTCATCGGTCCGGAGGGGCTGGCCGCCTGCGTCCTCGCCGGCGCGCTCGCCGGCGGCCTGTCGGCGCTCCTCACCCTGGCCGTCTACACCGCGGAGGACGGCTTCGCCCGCCTGCCGATCCACTGGATGTGGTGGCCGGCGATCGGCGGCCTGGTCATCGGCCTCGGCGGCCTCGTCTTCCCACAGGCGCTTGGCGTCGGCTACGACACGATCGGCGGCTTGCTGCAGGGGGACGTGCCGCGCCGCGTCATCCTCGGCGTGCTCATCGTGAAGTCGGTCATCTGGTCGGTGTCGCTGGGATCCGGCACCTCGGGCGGCGTGCTCGCACCGCTGCTGATGATGGGAGGCGCGCTCGGCGGCATCGAGGCGATGGCGTTCCCCAACGAGGGCGCCGGCTTCTGGCCGCTGGTCAGCATGGGAGCAATCCTCGGCGGGACGATGCGTTCCCCCTTCACCGGCGTCGTCTTCGCGTTCGAGCTGACGCACGACGTCAACATCCTGCTGCCGCTGCTGGTGGCAGTGACGATCGCGCACGGCTTCACCGTGCTCGCCCTCGACCGGTCGATCCTGACCGAGAAGGTCGCGAGGCGGGGCTTCCACATGAGCCGCGAGTACGCCGTCGATCCGCTCGAGATCCTCTTCGCCAGGGAAGTGATGCGGACCTCGATCGTGGCGCTGCCGGCCGACGCGCCGTTCGACGCGTGGGTCGCCTCGCTGCGCGTCGACCCGGAAAAGGGTCCGCAGCGCCTGTATCCGGTGGTCGACGGCTCGGCCCGGCTGGTCGGCGTGGTCACCCGCGTGGATCTGCAGCGGCATGTCTCCGAGGCGGGCGCCACCGGACTGACGCGCCTCGACGCGATTCTGCGCGCCGAGCCAGCCGTCGTCTATTCAGACGATCCGCTGCGCGTGGTCGTGCACAAGATGGCCGAGACCGGGCTGACGCGGTTCCCGGTCGTCAAGCGCGGAGCGGAGCACGAGCTGCTCGGCATGATCGCGCTGGACGATCTGCTGAAGGCGCGGGCGAAGAACCTCGACGCCGAACACCGCCGCGAGCGCGTCCTCCGCGTCCGCTTTCCATTCGGATTCAGCGGCGCGTCGCGCCAATAG
- a CDS encoding methyltransferase domain-containing protein has translation MADAGIDAWLLALEARHLANLTRPELTRALRALSSCYVERRDKLKSGAALDGAGKRAAFALFYGPLHFLTIQRVLRALDWEGRALPAIHDLGCGTGVGGAAWAAAAGGAVRVAGVDRNAWAVAEANWTYRQFALRGSSRTGDLVRDFPRDPNAGIVLAYAVNELPDEARAALLERIVSAPQSPLLVVEPIARQDRAWWQPWATRLAGAGVREDEWRFPAELPRLLRDIAKGAGLDPRELTARTLSR, from the coding sequence ATGGCTGACGCCGGCATCGACGCGTGGCTTCTTGCGCTCGAAGCGCGTCACCTCGCCAACCTGACGCGGCCCGAGCTGACGCGGGCCTTGCGCGCGCTCTCCTCCTGTTACGTCGAGCGGCGCGACAAGCTCAAGTCCGGGGCGGCGCTCGACGGCGCCGGCAAGCGCGCGGCCTTCGCGCTCTTCTACGGACCGCTGCATTTCCTCACCATCCAGCGTGTGCTGCGCGCACTCGACTGGGAGGGGCGCGCCCTACCGGCGATCCACGATCTGGGCTGCGGGACGGGGGTAGGCGGCGCGGCGTGGGCGGCCGCGGCCGGCGGCGCCGTTCGCGTAGCCGGTGTCGACCGGAACGCATGGGCGGTGGCCGAAGCGAACTGGACGTATCGGCAGTTCGCGCTGCGCGGCTCGTCAAGAACCGGAGACCTCGTCCGGGACTTTCCGCGTGATCCGAACGCCGGGATCGTGCTCGCCTATGCAGTCAACGAGCTGCCGGACGAGGCGCGCGCCGCGCTCCTCGAACGGATCGTGTCGGCGCCGCAGTCGCCGCTGCTGGTCGTCGAGCCGATTGCGCGACAGGATCGCGCCTGGTGGCAGCCGTGGGCGACCAGGCTCGCCGGCGCGGGCGTGAGGGAAGACGAGTGGCGATTTCCCGCCGAGCTCCCGCGGCTCCTACGCGACATCGCGAAAGGCGCGGGACTCGATCCGCGCGAACTCACCGCGCGGACGCTGTCGCGCTGA